One stretch of Chryseobacterium indologenes DNA includes these proteins:
- a CDS encoding PP2C family serine/threonine-protein phosphatase → MKIPSFYLGIGKKPMEKVTIYKEKEEFKEVDWVVKPAYSGKFYEFTFEMVDFPNIRIKTVRNLSETGLLFENNRISGIPVDHNLYHLDIEFFHIEDKENPEIKRVQLLVNIDPKDLWKNIPSDRNAVFYKEDEGVFQGTFSDKKIVVASKRGRSHAHEGKFREDDFAVNKLYAGWNIVSVSDGAGSAVLAREGSRLATISLNQFFNSPKVLREIENNINIIYTSESSEKGQHKAKENIVRQLYEGILYVHDTLEKTAAENDFVINNLHATLIFALVKKFSFGYVILSFGVGDCPINLINTDFTDVKLLNTMDVGEFSGGTRFVTMKEIFNDQIFSRFGITRVDDFSHLVLMTDGIYDPKFLTENKLEDLESWKIFFNDLSGDNDDLTKVDFINDTKIAQQLLHWTDFWSRGNHDDRTLAIIY, encoded by the coding sequence ATGAAAATACCTTCGTTTTATTTGGGAATCGGAAAAAAGCCTATGGAAAAGGTGACTATTTATAAGGAAAAAGAAGAATTTAAAGAAGTTGATTGGGTAGTAAAGCCTGCCTATTCAGGAAAATTTTACGAATTCACCTTTGAGATGGTTGATTTTCCAAATATCAGGATAAAAACGGTCCGCAACTTATCAGAAACCGGGCTTCTATTTGAAAATAACAGAATTTCAGGGATTCCGGTAGATCATAATCTTTATCACCTGGATATTGAGTTTTTTCATATCGAGGATAAAGAGAATCCTGAGATTAAAAGAGTTCAGCTATTGGTTAACATTGATCCTAAAGATTTGTGGAAGAATATTCCAAGTGACAGGAATGCAGTCTTTTATAAAGAAGATGAGGGAGTGTTCCAGGGAACGTTTTCAGATAAAAAAATTGTTGTTGCTTCTAAAAGAGGCCGTTCTCATGCCCATGAAGGGAAATTCAGGGAAGATGATTTTGCGGTGAATAAGCTGTATGCAGGCTGGAATATTGTTTCTGTCTCTGATGGTGCCGGCTCTGCTGTACTGGCAAGAGAAGGTTCAAGACTGGCAACCATTTCCTTGAATCAGTTTTTTAATTCTCCGAAAGTTTTAAGAGAAATTGAAAATAATATTAATATCATTTATACCTCAGAAAGTTCAGAAAAAGGGCAGCACAAAGCTAAAGAGAATATTGTAAGACAGCTGTATGAAGGCATTTTGTATGTTCATGATACACTGGAGAAAACTGCAGCAGAGAATGATTTCGTCATTAATAATCTGCATGCTACTCTAATTTTTGCTTTGGTTAAAAAGTTCAGTTTTGGATATGTAATCCTGAGTTTTGGAGTGGGAGACTGCCCGATCAATCTTATTAATACTGATTTTACGGATGTGAAACTTTTAAATACCATGGATGTAGGAGAGTTCAGTGGCGGTACCCGTTTTGTCACTATGAAAGAAATTTTCAATGATCAGATTTTTTCCCGTTTTGGAATAACCCGTGTAGATGATTTTTCACATCTGGTGCTTATGACAGACGGTATTTATGATCCAAAATTTCTTACCGAAAACAAATTAGAAGATCTGGAAAGTTGGAAAATCTTTTTCAACGATCTTAGCGGAGATAACGATGACCTCACCAAAGTAGATTTTATCAATGATACCAAGATTGCTCAACAGCTTCTCCATTGGACTGATTTCTGGAGTAGAGGGAATCATGACGACCGTACACTGGCCATAATTTATTAA